One Onychostoma macrolepis isolate SWU-2019 chromosome 10, ASM1243209v1, whole genome shotgun sequence genomic region harbors:
- the rfc3 gene encoding replication factor C subunit 3: MSLWVDKYRPSSLSKLDYHKEQANQLKNLVQCGDFPHLLVYGPSGAGKKTRIMCLLRELYGPGVEKLRIEHQSITTPSKKKLEINTIASNYHLEVNPSDAGNSDRVVIQELIKTVAQSQQIQSSAQREFKVVLLTEVDRLTKDAQHALRRTMEKYMSTCRLILCCNSTSKVIAPIRSRCLAVRVPLPSVDEVCSVLSGVCRKEGLLLPPELAKKITEKSSRNLRKALLMCEACRVQQYPFSPDQDIPETDWEVYLRETANAIVSQQSPQRLLEVRARLYELLTHCIPPEVIMKGLVTELLSNCDGHLKADVAQMAAYYEHRLQLGNKAIYHLEAFVAKFMAIYKKFMEDGLDNFMF; the protein is encoded by the exons ATGAGTTTATGGGTTGATAAATACCGACCATCGTCCTTGTCTAAACTCGACTACCACAAGGAGCaagcaaatcagctcaaaaaTCTG GTCCAGTGTGGTGATTTTCCCCACTTGTTGGTTTATGGACCGTCTGGTGCTGGTAAGAAAACCCGGATCATGTGTTTGCTCAGAGAGCTGTACGGTCCCGGGGTCGAGAAACTCAGAATTGAACACCAGTCCATTacg ACTCCATCTAAAAAGAAGCTTGAAATCAACACAATTGCAAGCAACTACCATCTAGAGGTGAATCCAAG TGATGCTGGGAACAGTGACCGTGTGGTCATTCAGGAGCTGATCAAAACTGTTGCCCAGTCTCAGCAGATTCAGTCCAGTGCTCAAAGGGAGTTCAAAG ttgtgctgctgacaGAGGTGGACCGTCTCACTAAAGATGCCCAGCATGCCTTGCGCCGTACGATGGAGAAGTACATGTCCACTTGTCGACTGATTCTGTGCTGTAACTCCACCTCAAAAGTGATTGCCCCCATCAGGAGCAGGTGTCTGGCTGTGAGAGTCCCCCTGCCAAGTGTGGACGAg GTGTGCAGTGTTCTGTCAGGTGTGTGCAGGAAGGAGGGGCTGCTGCTTCCTCCTGAACTGGCCAAAAAAATCACTGAGAAGTCTAGCCGTAACCTCCGTAAAGCACTGCTGATGTGTGAGGCCTGCAGAGTTCAACA GTATCCATTCTCTCCAGACCAGGACATCCCTGAGACAGACTGGGAGGTTTACCTCAGAGAGACCGCTAATGCTATAGTCAGCCAGCAGAGCCCTCAAAG acttttggAGGTTCGGGCACGATTGTATGAACTTCTGACTCACTGCATCCCACCAGAAGTCATCATGAAG GGCCTGGTGACAGAGTTGCTAAGTAACTGTGATGGACACTTGAAGGCAGACGTGGCTCAGATGGCTGCATACTACGAGCACAGACTGCAGTTGGGCAACAAAGCAATCTACCACCTGGAGGCCTTTGTAGCTAAATTCATGGCCATCTACAAGAAGTTCATGGAAGATGGACTTGACAACTTTATGTTCTGA